One window of the Prinia subflava isolate CZ2003 ecotype Zambia chromosome 1, Cam_Psub_1.2, whole genome shotgun sequence genome contains the following:
- the NDUFV2 gene encoding NADH dehydrogenase [ubiquinone] flavoprotein 2, mitochondrial, giving the protein MRAARLLGAARRASAGLKERARDEESSGSGVGAAAAAAIAMLLCAALRAAAARSVRQIRYLHGTAERNATGALFVHRDSPENNPDTPFEFTPENLKRIEAIINNYPEGHKSAAVMAVLDLAQRQHGWLPISAMNKVAEVLEMPPMRVYEVATFYTMYNRKPVGKYHIQVCTTTPCMLRDSDSILEAIKKKLGIKVGETTPDKLFTLIEVECLGACVNAPMVQINDNYYEDLTPKDIEDIIDELKAGKVPKPGPRSGRFSCEPAGGLTSLTEPPKGPGFGVRDDL; this is encoded by the exons ATGCGCGCTGCGCGTCTCCTTGGCGCTGCGCGGAGGGCGAGCGCAGGCCTCAAGGAGAGGGCTCGGGACGAGGAGAGTAGCGGGAGCGGGGTCGGCGCTGCCGCAGCCGCAGCCATAGCCATGCTCCTGTGCGCGGCCCTGCGCGCCGCGGCCGCACGCTCG GTAAGACAGATCCGATACTTGCATGGAACAGCAGAGCGTAATGCCACTGGAGCCTTGTTTGTG CATAGAGACAGTCCTGAAAACAATCCAGATACTCCCTTTGAGTTCACACCTGAAAACCTAAAG CGAATAGAAGCGATCATCAACAACTACCCCGAGGGACACAAGTCTGCAGCTGTCATGGCAGTACTGGATTTGGCCCAAAGACAGCACGGATGGCTGCCCATATCAGCTATGAACAAG GTTGCTGAAGTTTTAGAAATGCCTCCCATGAGAGTCTATGAAGTGGCAACCTTCTACACCATGTACAACCGCAAACCTGTTGGGAAATACCACATTCAGGTCTGCACCACCACGCCGTGCATGCTGCGAGACTCTGACAGCATTTTGGAAGCCATTAAGAAGAAACTTG GTATTAAAGTTGGGGAAACAACACCCGATAAGCTCTTCACGCTGATAGAAGTGGAATGTTTAGGCGCTTGTGTAAACGCACCCATGGTACAAATAAATGACAATTACTAT gaagaTTTGACACCCAAAGATATTGAAGACATAATTGATGAGCTAAAGGCGGGCAAAGTTCCCAAACCAGGCCCAAG gaGTGGACGTTTTTCTTGTGAGCCAGCTGGTGGCCTTACTTCCCTGACTGAACCACCCAAAGGACCAGGTTTTGGAGTTCGAGATGACCTCTAA